A genomic stretch from Anticarsia gemmatalis isolate Benzon Research Colony breed Stoneville strain chromosome 26, ilAntGemm2 primary, whole genome shotgun sequence includes:
- the maf-S gene encoding MAF bZIP transcription factor K isoform X1, with the protein MKLRSMDLEPPDYDDHFAPLSPTPCAEISDDELVSISVRDLNRQLKMRGLTRDQIVRMKQRRRTLKNRGYAASCRIKRIEQKDELETEKSQEWHDMELMQDENNRIREEVEALRGKYDALKRFAVMKNIPLPPELEILP; encoded by the exons ATGAAGCTCCGAAGTATGGATTTGGAACCTCCGGACTACGATGATCATTTc GCTCCCTTGTCGCCGACGCCGTGTGCGGAGATCAGCGATGACGAGCTGGTCTCCATCTCTGTCCGGGACCTGAACAGACAGCTCAAGATGAGGGGACTCACCAGGGATCAGATTGTTAG AATGAAACAACGTCGCCGTACGTTGAAGAACCGTGGTTATGCTGCCTCGTGCAGGATCAAACGAATTGAACAGAAAGATGAACTTGAGACTGAAAAAAGCcag GAATGGCACGACATGGAACTAATGCAGGACGAAAACAATCGCATAAGAGAAGAAGTAGAAGCTCTTAGAGGGAAATACGACGCTCTCAAACGTTTCGCTGTAATGAAGAACATTCCCCTACCTCCCGAACTGGAGATCTTACCCTGA